The Patescibacteria group bacterium genome has a segment encoding these proteins:
- the map gene encoding type I methionyl aminopeptidase — MIPIKTPQEIKIMAEAGKILAEIMKEIKSAVKPGITTNELNKLAQELVFKSNTIPAFLGYDDFPAVLCTSINEVIVHGIPSEYVLKQGDILSLDLGIMYKGYFSDMAITMPVGEISIEAWQLIRAVKKSLSIAIKKARPGNTLGDVGNTIERYLEKRGLCVVKELCGHGIGRKLHEEPEILNYGKRKKGEELKQGMVLCLEPMAGIGIGKIKKAPDRYGLQTIDNSLSAHFEHTIAITSNGNRILTE, encoded by the coding sequence ATGATTCCTATCAAAACTCCACAAGAAATAAAAATAATGGCAGAAGCAGGGAAAATCCTGGCAGAGATTATGAAAGAGATAAAATCAGCAGTCAAGCCAGGAATTACCACTAATGAATTAAATAAGCTCGCTCAAGAGCTTGTTTTTAAATCCAATACAATTCCTGCGTTTTTGGGATATGATGATTTCCCAGCAGTTCTCTGCACTTCAATTAACGAAGTAATAGTGCATGGCATTCCATCAGAATATGTTTTAAAACAAGGAGATATTTTATCCCTTGATTTAGGGATAATGTATAAAGGGTATTTTTCTGATATGGCAATTACAATGCCTGTGGGAGAGATAAGTATTGAGGCCTGGCAATTAATTAGGGCAGTTAAAAAATCTTTAAGTATTGCTATTAAAAAAGCAAGGCCAGGCAATACTCTTGGGGATGTGGGGAATACGATTGAGAGGTATTTAGAGAAAAGAGGACTTTGCGTTGTGAAAGAACTCTGCGGACATGGAATTGGCAGAAAACTCCACGAAGAACCGGAGATTTTAAATTATGGGAAGAGAAAAAAAGGAGAAGAGCTCAAGCAAGGAATGGTTTTATGTCTTGAGCCAATGGCAGGCATTGGAATAGGCAAAATCAAAAAAGCGCCAGACAGATACGGACTTCAAACCATAGATAATTCTCTTTCCGCGCATTTTGAACACACAATCGCGATAACCAGCAACGGCAATCGCATCTTGACAGAATAA
- a CDS encoding glycosyltransferase family 2 protein, producing MKLSVIFPAYNEEKRIPKTVRLTSEYLKKQSYDYEILVVNDGSKDRTAEVVKKLEAEIPNLRLIDNEKNKGKGGVVRQGMLEAKGEYRLFSDSDNSTSIDQVEKMWPFFEQGFAAVIGSRDVKGAVLNPPQPWIRKVILGDSFKLIRKFIIGLWNIQDTQCGFKGFTAKATEDIFSKAKIDGFVFDVECLVLAKRLGYKIKEMPVIWVNDLESKVKLKHIIRMFTGMIKLRKDLILGKYNGKK from the coding sequence ATGAAACTATCAGTTATTTTTCCTGCTTATAACGAAGAAAAGAGAATACCCAAAACCGTTCGCTTAACAAGCGAGTATTTAAAGAAACAATCTTATGATTACGAGATTTTAGTGGTTAACGACGGCTCAAAAGATAGAACTGCGGAAGTTGTAAAAAAATTAGAAGCAGAAATCCCAAACTTGCGGTTGATTGATAATGAAAAAAATAAAGGCAAGGGCGGAGTTGTAAGACAAGGCATGCTTGAAGCAAAAGGCGAATATCGGTTATTCTCTGATTCTGATAATTCCACTTCAATAGACCAAGTGGAAAAAATGTGGCCATTTTTTGAGCAAGGATTTGCCGCGGTAATCGGGTCAAGAGATGTTAAGGGCGCTGTCCTGAATCCGCCCCAGCCATGGATAAGGAAAGTTATTCTCGGAGACAGCTTCAAGCTTATCAGGAAGTTTATTATCGGACTTTGGAATATTCAAGACACCCAATGCGGTTTTAAAGGATTCACTGCCAAGGCAACAGAAGATATTTTTTCAAAAGCAAAAATTGATGGATTTGTTTTTGATGTTGAATGTCTGGTGCTGGCGAAAAGATTGGGATACAAGATTAAGGAAATGCCTGTGATATGGGTAAATGATTTAGAAAGCAAAGTTAAGCTTAAGCATATAATTAGGATGTTTACAGGGATGATAAAATTAAGAAAAGATTTAATTTTAGGGAAATACAATGGCAAAAAATAA
- a CDS encoding DUF4931 domain-containing protein — MAKNKEEKLPSELRFALISGDWVVIATGRSRKPDSFKKEQRVIETIPEKDCFFCNIETQLPPVLISRKGKIEEFPHDYDKKIKIPKNWTIIVVPNKYPAFSRYGKGLDIRKRGLHSYMNAYGVAEVIVTRHHTRQIAEFNLEDIKELLDVYEERYVEIMKEPHINYISIFHNHGKEAGASVSHPHSQIIAAPVIDPKIKRSLSGAKDYFDHNKKCGHCEMNEWDRKSKERLIFENKEFLVVCPFASKTAFEMSITPKQHLPYFERITDEQKKYLAEAFFVAMRKLNKGLADPPYNFFLQTAPCDGRNHDYYHWHWIIAPKTGTWAGFEMSTGIEISTIEPEKAAEYIKKQTI, encoded by the coding sequence ATGGCAAAAAATAAAGAGGAAAAACTTCCTTCAGAATTGCGTTTTGCCTTAATTTCAGGGGATTGGGTAGTTATTGCTACTGGCAGGTCAAGAAAGCCAGATTCTTTTAAGAAAGAACAAAGAGTAATAGAAACAATACCTGAAAAAGATTGTTTTTTTTGCAACATAGAAACCCAATTGCCTCCGGTTTTGATTTCGCGCAAAGGGAAGATAGAAGAATTTCCACATGATTATGATAAAAAAATTAAAATCCCAAAAAATTGGACGATTATTGTTGTTCCAAACAAGTATCCGGCGTTTAGCAGATACGGCAAAGGATTAGATATCAGAAAAAGAGGTCTTCATTCTTATATGAACGCTTATGGCGTGGCAGAAGTAATAGTTACGCGCCATCATACAAGGCAAATAGCAGAATTTAATTTGGAGGATATTAAAGAATTATTAGATGTTTATGAGGAGAGATATGTGGAAATAATGAAAGAGCCACACATAAACTATATTTCTATTTTTCATAATCACGGCAAAGAAGCTGGGGCATCGGTGTCTCATCCTCATTCTCAAATTATAGCTGCGCCCGTTATAGACCCAAAAATTAAAAGAAGCTTATCAGGGGCAAAAGATTATTTTGACCATAATAAAAAATGCGGGCACTGTGAAATGAATGAGTGGGACAGAAAAAGCAAAGAACGATTGATTTTTGAGAATAAGGAATTTTTAGTTGTCTGCCCATTTGCTTCTAAAACCGCATTTGAAATGTCGATTACGCCGAAGCAGCATTTGCCTTATTTTGAAAGGATAACAGATGAGCAGAAGAAATATTTAGCAGAAGCATTTTTTGTGGCAATGAGAAAATTAAATAAAGGGTTGGCAGACCCTCCATATAATTTTTTTCTACAGACAGCGCCCTGTGATGGCAGGAATCACGATTATTACCATTGGCATTGGATAATCGCGCCAAAGACAGGA
- a CDS encoding nucleoside monophosphate kinase, protein MAKTNNQQIIIILGPPGAGKGIQATLLADKMGFYYFDTSKIIEQKVMNARDGEVQKIGGKEYNLLAEKKLWEDGILCTPLLVAFWVNNRIKELAEQGESIIFAGSPRTLPETKEIMPVMVEFYGKENIRVIVFELKAEDSIWRNSNRRICELMRHPILFNKETENLKICPLDGSKLIKREKLDDTEVIKIRLEEYKNRTLPIVDYLKNEGYKVTDIDASPAPANVFDNVLKAIK, encoded by the coding sequence ATGGCGAAAACTAATAATCAACAGATAATCATCATTTTGGGACCGCCGGGTGCAGGGAAGGGCATACAGGCAACGCTTTTAGCCGACAAAATGGGTTTTTATTATTTCGACACAAGCAAGATTATTGAACAGAAAGTGATGAATGCTCGAGACGGTGAGGTTCAGAAAATTGGTGGCAAGGAATATAATTTATTGGCGGAAAAGAAATTATGGGAAGATGGGATACTTTGCACTCCGTTATTGGTCGCCTTTTGGGTCAATAACAGAATTAAGGAATTGGCAGAACAAGGCGAATCAATTATTTTTGCAGGCAGTCCCAGGACATTGCCAGAGACGAAAGAAATCATGCCAGTCATGGTAGAATTTTATGGCAAGGAGAACATAAGGGTTATTGTGTTTGAACTTAAGGCTGAGGATAGTATTTGGCGAAATTCTAATAGACGGATTTGCGAACTTATGAGGCATCCTATTTTATTTAATAAAGAGACCGAGAATTTAAAGATTTGTCCATTAGATGGTTCAAAATTAATTAAAAGAGAAAAATTAGACGATACAGAAGTAATAAAAATTAGATTAGAGGAATATAAAAATAGAACTCTTCCAATAGTTGATTATTTAAAAAATGAGGGGTATAAAGTGACAGATATTGACGCTTCGCCAGCGCCAGCAAATGTTTTTGATAATGTTCTTAAGGCGATAAAATGA